Within the Nerophis ophidion isolate RoL-2023_Sa linkage group LG01, RoL_Noph_v1.0, whole genome shotgun sequence genome, the region CGAGCTGAGGTACGATAAAACAAgatgtaaagtaaaaaaaaaaaaacctattcaAAAGCACTATTAAGATTTTTACCCCTCCGTCGCTGATGTGTCAAGGCGAAAAATACATCTCCTTGGTCAGCATGGACACGATGCAGGGGATCTGCTTCCTGGCGTCGAACCCTGGAGCGTTGGACACCGACTCGAACTCCACCGCCACCTTGTGGTTGACTCGGGTCATGATGTGGTGGAGCTCCAGCTCTTTGCCGTACTTGCCGATCATCTCGCACAGCGAATGGATGAACCACGAGCCTGTCATGGTGTTCCTCCAGGAGTAGTAGCCTGCAGAATGGACGCCAAAAGATGAGCCTTTTATGTCAGAAAAAATGTGCagagtgtgagtgagtgtgttacCTGGAGCTGTGGAGTAGGCGTACATGAAGTCTGCTTCCACAGGGATCTTAGTGGTGCCGTCGTCCATGCTGTCTGTTTCGATGCCTGCATCCAGCTCAGTGCCTCTGCACGCCTTTACAGTGTGTGTTGAAACAAAATAATCATTATCGATTACAACTCATCCAACAGGATAAAGACTACTTGCATTTGTTTGACCAATTGCAGTACCTGTTATAACTCATACGAAGAGGATAAATACTTATCTTGCATTTGATTAACCAGTTGAGGTACATATCATAACTCAACTAACAGGATGAATACTGTTCTTGTTTGTGTTTAACAAGTTATGGGACCTATTATAACTCAAACTCAGAAGATAATACTtcacttgctttttttttttcttaaccatTTTCAGTAACTATCATGTCTCAACTCAAcaggaaaaaaactttttttaaccaGTTACGGTACCAATTATAACTCAAATTAAGAGGATTAATACTTAACTTGCATTTTTTCACTAATTTTAGTCCTTTCTCAGAACTCAACTAACAGGATAAATActgatattttatttgtttaaccAGTTACATTGTCTATTACAACTCAAACTAGGAAGATAAATACTCTACTTGCATTTTTGTAACCAATTTGAGTACCTATCATGACTCAACGAACAGGATGAATAGTACTTGCATTTGTTTATTGAGTTACGGTACTGATTACAACTCAAATTAAGAGGATAAATACTCAACTTGCATTTTTAACCAATTTCAGTCCTTTCTTAGAAGTCAACTAACAGGAAATATGctgttgttgtatttgtttaaCCAGTTACATAATCTATTGTAGCTCATACGAGGAGGATAAATACTTTACttgcatttttttaaccaatttcagTACCTATCATGACTCAACGAACAGGATAAATTGCATTTGTTTAACCAGTTACGGTACCGATTATAACTCAAATTAAGAGGATAAATACTTAACTTGCATTTTTTTACCCTATTTCAGTCCTTATCTAACAGGATAAATACTACTTGTATTTGTTTAACCAGTTACAGTACCTAATATAACTTATACTAAAAGGGTAAATACTCTACTTGAATTAGATTAACCAGTTATGGTACATATCATTACTCAAATAACAGGATTAATaccgttgttgtttttgtttaacaAGTTAAAGTATCTATTAAACATAAACTAAGAGGATAAATACTCTACTTTTCATTAGTTTAAATAGTTATGGTACCTATTATAGCTCAAACTAAGAGGATAAATACTCTACTTGAAAATGTTTAACCAGTTATGGTACCTGATTATCGCTCAAACTAAGATAATAACTAGTTAACTTACCTTTGTTTAACCAATTATGGTACCTATTATACCTCAATTAACAGGATGATCATACTCTTCTTGATTTTGTTGAACCAGTTACAGTACCTATTATAACTTAATCTAGGAGGATAAATACTTTACttgcatttttttaaccaattgtAGTACCTATCACCATTCAACTAACAACTTGTATTTGTTTAACCAGTTACTGTACCGTTTATAACTCATACTTAGAGGATAAATACTTTATTTGCATTTGTTTAATCAGTTACAGGATACTTTATAACTCAAACTAAGAGGATAAATACTTCACTTGCATTTGTTTAACAATTTTCAGTCCTTAACGTAACTGAACTAACAGGCTAAATAAAACTTGTTCATGTTTAACCAGTTACGGTACCTATTATAACCAACTACGAGGATAGATAATCTACTTGCAATTGTTTAATGAATTATGATACATATTGTAACTCAAACTAAGAGAATGAATACTCAACTTGCTTTTGTTTAACCAGTTATGGTACTTCTTATACCTCAATTAACAGGATGAATATACTGTTCTTGCTTTTTTTTCTACTAGTTACAGTACCTATTGGAACTCAAACTAAGAGCATAAATACTTAACTTGTATTTGTTTATTCAGTTACAGTACCAATTATAATGGAACTAAAAGGGTCATTACTTGCATCTGTCTAAGCAGTCACAATATCTGTGACAACTCATTCAACCGGATAAATTGCATGTGTATATCTGGTTACAGTACCTGGATGAAGAAAAGTTTGGGCTTTCCCACCAGAGATTTGCAGCGATCCCCCCTGAAAAGCGACGTGAGGTTCTTGAGCTCGATGGAGCCGTCGGTGCCGAAGAAGATACCTTCGTCTCCGTGGCTAAGTAGAACACAAACCAACGACGCAAAACTGCTGTGATCCTCCTTTGACACtagataaaaaacaaacaaaaaaaaaaaacactgtaactAGAGCTGGGATGTTCTTTTAGatcagacttgggcaaattaaggcctggggggccacatgcggcccgttaagcttttcaatctggcccgccggacattcccaaatactttttttttagatctttaagatggaaagcgtagctgccattgtgatgcacagtgatgttttctaatgaccgtaataagtcttgaactatacaaagtattgcaatggttggaatctgagcttttggatgatatagcagttactatggtaatctaattagttactatggtaatataattaccgtatttttcggactataagttgcagttttttttcatagtttggccgggggtgcgacttatactcatgagtgacttatgtgtgaaattattaacacattaccgtaaaatatcaaataatattatttacttcattcatgtaagagagtagatgtataagatttcatgagatctagcgattaggagtgacagattgtttggtaaacgtatggcatgttctgtatgttatagttatttgaatgactcttacaataatatgttatgttgacataccaggcaccttcacagttggttatttatgcgtcatatagcgTACTTATTGAGcctgctgttcactattctttatttattttaaattgcctttcaaatgtctattcttggtgttaggttttatcaaataaatctccccaaaaaatgcgacttatatatgttttttttccttctttattaagcgttttcggcaggtgcgacttatactccggagcgatttatgccCCGAAAATAAGTAGATACTATcttcaactaattagttactatggtaatctacgtcacagcagctcagacgaggcaccaagcagtgtgggtggaaagcgtttccacagacacggaaggagagtggtatatcagattgtagatgggtttattttttaccttttgcgttcatatttcattgtttgttgcatttttgtcacgtttcactcgattgtaaaatatgtcgataagaaaggggtgtgacattcatattttgtcaatattcagtgttttatcgttcatagaaaaagtaaaaaatccattatgtttttttgaggcggtctgtcataaagatTTTAGCATTCAAACAGACATTATTgtcaggttttgtattagtgttcctgaaaattgatattccggcccccagacacatttttttctttaaatatggcccccaagtcaaaataattgcccaggcctgatttagaTAACCACCAATAATGTGTGGCGTTATTTGGAGCAGGCTATAATTGGAGAGAGGCTGTTATTCGCTAAAAATCATAATGTAAATAAGTTGCTTTTTTAAACTAATGATTAAGAGTGCATGAGAAAGTATTGTACAACACAGCTACAActcaaccaatgttgtaatagcagTAAGGAGCCAACATAGCATTGTTAGCGCTTATGACTTAATTGTAAACAACAAACTATCACTTATACCTATATGGTAAAACACATGCAAAGGGAGATAGCACTTCTCTATGCTGACCCCTCATTATACTTCAAATCCCGTTGAGTTATTTTACATAAACTACATCAGGAAGTTGCTTACAGCCACAGCGGTGGACCCATAAATCTACAGGTCGCTAGCTAGCtaaatgaaagaaaaaacatTGGGGGGCGTTTTACAGAGATCAAAGGTTTATTTGTCttcataaaatatattttctcaTATAAAAGGAAGAACAAGaaacacaacatccatccattttctaccgcttgtcccttttagggtcgcggggggtgctggagcctatctcagctgcattcgggcggaaggcggtgtacaccctggacaagtcgccacctcatcacagggccaacacagatagacagacaacattcacactagggccaatttagtgttgccaatcaacctatccccaggtgcatgtctttggaggtgggagaaagccggaataccgggagggagcccacgcattcacggggagaacatgcaaactccacacagaaagatcccaagcccgggattgaaccctgactactcaggaccttcgtattgtgaggcagacgcactaaccgctcttccaccatgctgcccaaacAAAATATTGTCATGAAAATTCTACTCACCTCCCATCAAAACTTGTTTCAACTGCGCCACCGTCTGATCGTTGTAAACTTTGACTCTATACCCCAGCTTGGCGAACACTTGCATCACATTAGCTGCGTCCACGTCGGTGCCGTTGCGTTGATTCATgcctgcacacaaaaaaaaacgctGTCTGAGAGCTATTCATTTGAGATGTGAGTCACGTTGCCAGACATGTGCCTGATGGGACATCTTAGATAATTGTGTTGAACTGCATATTTTATCCATGTTCCACAGTCTACAGCTGTCAAAATGACACAAACACGACATTAACATACTTCTAACTGTCAAACGGACCTACAGTACGTCATTCATTGAAATGAAATGATGCTGTAGgtccactttgatacattttttacATTAAGGGTGCTAGAACCAATCCAATGTAGGTTAATATATGCTAAAAatcatcttagctttgtgttacaGGCAACAAAGCTAGTTGGTGTAATATCTAACAATATTTGATTTGATTTCGATTTATTGGaccccgttggggaaattcattttctcTGCCGTATATTTGaacaatagacattacacatcacaaacaaaaatacatcatacatgaccaacaaaTTTACAGGCTTGTCAGACAGGTCTGCCGGGCCTGCTGtgtagggcggctatagctgcagggataaggcttttcctgaggcgggccctccggaatttgatagTTCTGTACCTGCGCTCTCATGGTAGTGAAATGATGTATTGGTTTAGTGGGTGAGTCATATCCcagactattgtgtttgccagtcgaatgatggactgatctgaaatgttgggtgtgggtaggccgatgattttagctgctatgtttgtaatgtgggtgagtttggtccggttggttacagaaagcatagtgaaaaaaacatgtggaacaacagtatagaacaggggtcccaaaactttttgactcgggggccgttttgtgttaaaaatttttagccgggggccaggctgtatgtatgtatgtatatatatatatatatatatatatatatatatatatatatatatatatatatatatatatatatatatatatatatatatatacacatatatatatatatatatatatatatacacatatatatgtatatatatatatatatatatatatacatacacatatatatatatatatatacatacacatatatatatatatatacatatacatatatacacatatatatatatacatatatatatatatatacatatacatatatacatacatacatacatacatatatatatatatatatatatatacatatatatatatatatacatatacatatatacatacatacatacatatatatatatatatatatatatatatatacatacatacatacatatatatatatacatatatacatacatacatatatatatatatatacatatatacatacatacatatatatatatatatatacatatatacatatatacatacatatatacatatatacatatatacatacatacatatatatatatatatacatatatacatacatacatatatatatatacatatatacatatatacatacatacatacatacatacatatatgtatatatatacatatatacatacatatatatacatacatacatacatacatacatacatacatacatacatatatatatatatatatatacatatatatatatatatatatatacatacacacacacacacacacacattaggtcaggaaataacagaggctatttcatccctataagcctgttttgcaggtttccctgctctacaggggattttataataacataagctccagcaccccccgcgaccctgaaagggataagtggtagaaaatagatgcatatataataaaaacctctgaagagcagggaaacttgTAAAACAGgggatttttaaataaaatatataataaaatcccctgaagagcagggaaacctgcacaacaggcttgtagggatgaaatagccactGTGTTTTTTCTTGACCAAACGAATATTCCGttgtaccccggtattgagcaataTATAACGGATAAACAACAGTAAGCTCGACTATATATTTTCATTCTGAAtgcaatgatgtcacattatcaatgggaaaatgcatttttaaacaatatgatttgcctgagcagctaggagacaccgagagtaacaagcggtaggaaatgaattacagaggacagatttaaaataataaatatactaaaataaaataaaaatttaaatattttaactttggacttcccgcgggccgaattttggatgctggcgggtaGTTTGGGAACGCCTGGTAAAGAAGGTTGGGTTGAACGATGCTTTGGCATAGTAATAACAGGAGGTGAGGTGCAACATATAGTCTTTCAAGGTTAAGGATGGCTGACAGTCTTTGTGTACTTCTTTTTTGAATGTCCGTGCTTTCCTGATCAAAGGTGAGTTTATTGTCCAAGGTTACGCCCAGGTTTTTATAAGGGTCAACTGTCTtaactgtttgtgtgtttatgatgATGGGGTGCTGAGGTGTTTTATTGATATAACTATTTTATAGTGATGTAACGGTATTGTCGATACCGCGGAATTGCCGTTTCTAAGTCTTTGCAATAATGCCGTTACAtgtgacggtatcaaacaaaaacttggggGGTGCAGTTCTTTTTTGGCGCTTTAGCGTTGACCGAGTCTAAACAGACTACACACCTTCTAGAATCCTGTGCACAGCGCGGGACCGGCAAATTGGGGGAATTAAGAGGAATTAATTTTGGGATATTTCCTGAACACAAACGTGTCCATAactgtttgagttatgttgctagaAAACACACGAACAAACCTTGGTgaaaacataacctctttggAGGAGGTAAGGTGGTCATAGCGCGTAACTTTTGTCTGAAGCGTTTCCAAGGTGACATAGCTAGCCGGTAACGGTGCAGCGCACGGAtggaaattaaaaacaaaaactgtacACCGCAGGAAATATGAGTAAACTCAAAAGTTACTTAATAAATTCTCAA harbors:
- the casp3a gene encoding caspase-3a gives rise to the protein MMSANGPAAGVDCTDARRGDGQEQPDESSPGSMDVDAQAQAYSFRYSLKFPCIGQCIVINNKNFDRQTGMNQRNGTDVDAANVMQVFAKLGYRVKVYNDQTVAQLKQVLMGVSKEDHSSFASLVCVLLSHGDEGIFFGTDGSIELKNLTSLFRGDRCKSLVGKPKLFFIQACRGTELDAGIETDSMDDGTTKIPVEADFMYAYSTAPGYYSWRNTMTGSWFIHSLCEMIGKYGKELELHHIMTRVNHKVAVEFESVSNAPGFDARKQIPCIVSMLTKEMYFSP